The Phaenicophaeus curvirostris isolate KB17595 chromosome 27, BPBGC_Pcur_1.0, whole genome shotgun sequence DNA window TTGTGGCGtcaccctgctctgctctggtgccaCCTGCCCTGCTGTCCGGTTTCCCTGCTCTGCCGTGACATCAACCTGCATGGCTATGATgtcaccctgctctgctgtgacGTCATCCCCTCTGCTGTGACGTCACCCTGCTCCACCGTGACCTCACCAGCTCCCCCGTGGCGTCATCTGCTCCACTGCGATGTCACCCTGCCCCACTGCGGCACCTCCGACTCTGCTGCAGCATCGCCCTGCTGCACTGCGGCATCACCCTGCTCTGCCGTGGagtcacaggatcatagaatcatagaatgaccctgttggaagagacccaccagatcattgagtccaaccattcccatcaatcactaacccatgtccctcagcacctcgtccacccgtcccttaaacccctccagggaaggtgactcaaccccctccctgggaagcctctgccagggaccaagggccctttccatgaaacattttttcctgctgtccagcctgaccctcccctggggcagcttgaggccattccctctcgtcctgtcccctgtcccttgggagaagagcccagctccctcctctccacaacctcctttcggggagttggagagagcaatgaggtctcccctcagcctcctcttctccaggctaaacacccccagctctctcagccgctcctcataaggcctttACTCCAACCCCCTCATCACCCTGTATCTTCCCTGACTTGGGGGTCGATGCCACCAGCCACTGGCAGCAGTCACGGGCTCCTCCCTGTGCCCAGAGCCCTCTCAGGGCCACCAGCCCCACGCCGGGGGACCCGCAGGAAGGTTTAGCCCCTTTGCCCCTCGAGAGGAGCAGCTGCCAAAGCCTCTCACTGGGAGGGCAGCAGCGGGGACCCTCCTGCTCCTCACACCTCGGggacagctgggctggggctggcagcCGGGTGTCTCACCGCTGCTCCCGCTTGCTCCGCAGCCCCTGCCACCCCAGCGcagcctcctctgcctccccagcagcaccagagccCCTGCCGCATCCCCCAGGGCAGCTCGTGGCATCATTGAATgcgttgggttggaagggaccccaaagcccatccagtcccatccagggacacctccctctgcatcaggggctccaagccccgcatccagcctggccttgaacccctccagggatggggcagccaccactgctctgggcaacctgggccagggcctccccaccctcacagcaaaacatttctgcctaagatctcatctcaatctccctctttcagctcaaaactgtacCCCCTCGTCCtcccccagcttccctggagcccttAGGCAGCGCTCGTCCACGGACAGTGCGTCCCCCCCTGCACCTTGCGGGACGAGCTGCGGTGTCCTGTCCTGCACCCTGTGCCCTCGTCCTGTTCCAGATGGTGCTGGGAGAGACGGAAACCGAGGGGGCAGAGCTCCTgcctggatggggctggaggagcgaCGGGGGTGACGTCCGTGGGTGTCCCAGGTCCTGGTCCCTTCTGCAAGGACAGGATTGATGCATGGGTGCAGGTCCTGGTGCAGGGAGGTGGGGGCTGAGcccaggagggatggggacggggaagaagggatggggctggagatggggagaggtgggagatgaagatgaggagaggtgggagatggagatggagatggagatggagatggagatggagatggagatggagatggagatggagagggagagggagatggagagggagatggagagggagatggagagggagatggagagggatgggggctggagatggggaggatgggaggtggagatggaaatggagatggagatggggagggtgggaaatgaagaagaggaaaggtgggagatggagatggagatgaggagggatgagggctggagatggggagggtgggagatggagatggagatggagatggagatggagatggagatggagatggagatggggagggatgaggcagggatggagagggctaggagggagggatggggagaagggaggagggagcaaCGGGGGAGATGGAAATGGGAGGGGGGCAGCTGCGGggcggaggggagggaggaCGGAGATAGGGACGGGGATAAGGagggggccggggcggcgctCGGGGCCGCGGTACAAATAGCGCGGCTGTCGGTGCCCCTGCAGCCATGCGGGTCCCGCTGCCCCCCTCGCCCTCTCTGGCGCTCTGCGTGCTCGCCCTGCTCTGCCCGGGCTGCGCTcccatccccgcatccccccctgcaccccccgcatccccccctGCATCCCTCGCATccccccctgcatccctctctcccatccctgcatccctcgcatccccccctgcatccctctctcccatccctgcacccctcGCACGCATCCCTGCACACCCTGcttccctccctgcatccccccctgCGCCCCCCGCGTCCCCCCCGGTCCCGGTGCCGGTccccgccgcgccccccgccccgcgctgccccgcgctgatgctgcagctgctccgctccccgcccgccccgctccgcgccgccgccgccgccgccctcaGCCTCTCCCCGCACGGTGAGTGGGGCTGCAGCCCCGGGACCCCTTCCCGGGACCTGCACCGGCCCCGAGCATCCCCGTCCCGGGACCGTCCCCGGCATCCCCGTCCCTGAGCATCCCCGTCCTGGGACCAGCCCCGTCCCCGGGCACCCCTGTTCCCGACaccgtccccatccccaggcaTCCCTGTCCTGAGACCCGTAACGTCCCCTTCCCCGGGCATCCCTGTCCCCGGGACCATCCCTGCCCCTGAGCATCCTTGTCCTAAGACCAGCGCGGTCCCCAGGACCCGCActatccccagcatccctgtccTGGGACCTCCaccatccccagcatccctgtccTCGTCCCaatccccagcatccctgtcctcgtccccatccccagcatccctgtccttatccccatccccagcacccctgtcctcgtccccatccccagcatccctgtccTCAGCACAATCCCCATCCCTGAGCATCCCTCTCCTGACACCCTCCCCAAGCATCCCCGTTCCCAGACAGCCGCTGTCCCCAAGCCTCCCTCTCCCTGTGACCGatattctctcttccttctgctgcGCTCAGGGCTGATCCGGCTGTTTCCCCCCGTCTGCTCCCGCCTTGGCAAAGCCATCGGTCCCCTCACCGTGCGCTTGTGTTTCAGGTTCCGTGCAGAACGGCTCGCGCTGGGCGCTCTCCTTCGACATGTCCTCCCTCTCCAGCAGCCAGGAGGTGAGCCTGGCCGAGCTCCGCGTCCCCGGCCTCCCCGCATCCCACGACGTCTCCCTGGACATCTACCACAGCCGGCGGCGCAGGTGCTGGGGAGGTGGGACCTGTGCCCACCAGCTCCTCCTGGGCACCATCGCCGGCAGCCCCGCGTCCACGCAGGCGTCGTGGAACGTGTTCGAGGTCACCAACCTGCTCCGCTCCTGGCTCCACCAAGACGTGGTCCCCGAGCATCGTGGTCCTGCGGGAAGGGAGCAGCGGGAGGCGAGTGTGGCAGCCCCCCCGGCCACCCCCTCAGCGCACTCGCCCACCGCCAGTGCCGCCGGCCGCGGGGACCCAGCCCCAACCCAGGACACGAGCGATGGAGTCCTCCTGCTCGTCTTCTCCAGGGACAAGTCTCCGGGAGAACACAGCCTCATCCGGACAGCCGAGACCTCCAAACACGTCATGCGTGACAGCGGCTCCCAGGGCCTGGGGACGCGCAGGCATCGCAGGAACAAGAAGGAGAAGCAAAGGATCAAGGCGAGCGATGTTGCCGCTGCCGTCCCGGGGGACGAGGGCAGGTCCCTGTGCAGGAGGGTGGACATGATGGTGGATTTCGAGCAGACGGGCTGGGGCAGCTGGATTGTCTACCCCAAAAAGTACAACGCCTACCGCTGTGAGGGGCTGTGCCCGTCGCCCGTGGACGAGACCTTCAAGCCCACCAACCACGCCTACATCCAGGTAAGGGGGGGTCGCTGCCTCTGCTCCCCCCACGCGCCCCCAACCTCGCCGGCTGCGGCAGCGGGTGACGCTTTACCCTTCCCTGTCGCCCCACAGAGTTTGCTGCAGCTCTACAAGCCCAACCAggtgccctgccctgcctgctccccgGTCAGGATGAGCCCCCTCTCCATGCTCTACTACGAGAAGGGCGAGATCGTTGTCCGCCACCACGAGGACATGATCATCGAGGAGTGCGGCTGCAACTGAGGGCAGCTTGGGGACTGTGTCTGCTCAAGGACTGGCTGCTCAACCCACCACCAACGCGCAGACCGGGGCGTCGCGGAGCCCCAGCACCCCCGGCTCCCACACATCCGTGTGCCAGGGGAGAAGGACGGGAGTGCCCGGTGTCGgcagtgctgtggggctgcGGTGCATGGACACATCCAGGGACAGACACTTCCCTGCGGCACTGGGTGTGCGACGGCTGCGTTGAGCCAGGAGCCGCGGCGCTGGCAGCcggggcagccagggctggtgctgctctgcagcgtgaggagctggggctggagatgcAGCAGTAACGCTCCCTGTGCCATTAACGCTCCCTGTGCCAGTGATCGGCATCACCGGAGCCACCAGCTCTTGGTGGGCGCTGCATGGCGTGTCCGGCCACACTGAGCATCCACAACATTGGGATTTTCAATCTGTCCCAGGGTTTTGGCATTTCTCTTCAGATTTCTATTCTATCTCTATTAAAACTCTATCAGATTTCTATTACAGGTAAGCCAAGACAATGTGTTCGCCCGACGGCTACGGCCCGCAGCCGGCAGTGCCGCGCGGGACAGGGGTTCCCTGAGCCATTCAGGGAGGAGGTGGCTGGCAGGGGGGCAGCGATCTCCATCCTTACTCTCCTTGCCCAGGATCACACACAGCATGATGCAAAGGATGGACCTGAGGCTCCTGCGTCCCTCTCCAAAGCATCATCTGTTCACCAGGGGCCAGAGAGGTTTTGCTTGGACCGGAAATAAGGCAGCCCCATGGTCGATGTCAGAGGGTCTGAGCATCCCCCAGGATGTCCCTCCTGCCCTGAACATCTTGGCTCatgtgctgctttcctctgtaAAAGAAGGTTTTGCTTTCTATGGCTTTGCTCAAAGCTTTTCCACCCCTCACTGGATGGGGCGGTAGTGAAAAGGTCATGGCTGTGTAAGTCACCAATAAATTATAACTATTAACAATGCACAGTAGATGATTCTGATCATTTCAACAACCCATTTCTGCTGTCAAATGGTTTTGGAGGGTGCAATTCcctccagctccctgggcatcctctgcCCTGGCATCGTCTTCAGCTTCATTCCCTCCTAGTGTTGCTGGGTTTGCCAGCGAGCTGCGACATCTGGAACACACGGGCTGCTGCCCGACCTCGTCAGAGCAGAGGGAGCCCCTCGGATGATGCAAAAGTTGCTCAACAGCCCTGGGAATGGGAAAGCTGGTGTGAGATAACGAAGAGGCTGTTCCCACCCTGATGGGGTTTGCTCAAGAGCAAGCAGGGAAGCACCTGCAGCCTTTGAGGGGAAGGGATAAGGGGATTTTCCCCCTTTATTTACCCTGTGGAGATAAGGGGAAGGGGCACGTTCCCTAACAGTGCTGATTTTAAGCCAGGAGAGCTGTCAGCGCAGGCTCCTCTCTCTCTGGGTTCCCACATTCATAGGGCTGGGAGCAGGCGATGCCCGGGGTCTCGAGTGCCCCTGGGGACGGCCGTGCCCTGCGTGCCAGCCCAGAGGGGATGCTCATCCCGGGGCAGCCCCTAGACTCGGCCTGGGCTCCCCCAGGGTCACAGCTGTCCCCTGCCACGGCCATGGATGGGGACACATCACACGCATGGGGACAAGCAGGACCGTGGGTGTCGGGGCTGGCAGCGGGTGCCCTGGGTGGCCGTGTGGGATGAGGGCTctccccatccatccctccccatccctccccatccatccctatccatccccatccctcccctcctgGGAGCAGCAGCCCCCACTCCAcatccccagcccagcctgATTATCCCCAATCCACATCCGAGGCGGCGGATAAACAAAGTGTGTCTGGTTCCCCCTGTGCAGACCCTCCCCTGGGCCGCTCACAAATTGCACCAGCGCTTCACACTGGGACCATCCCGTCATTAGAGGGTCATTTGCAGGAGCTGTCAAGGGGAGGCGTGGGGCCACCCTTGGCAGGAGGCAAATGCGCACGGAAATCTGGTGATCTGGGCTCTTGGTGAAACCAAAttcatttttatctcttttttttggccccttcctccctttcccaaACTGTTGTCACTGTGGCAGCGAAGCCAGGAGGTCCCACTCCCTCCcacgccccccagcccctcgcccAGCGCCGCAGACGGACCTCGGCGACCTCTGCCCCTCCGTCACCCAGCAGCGGGTTCAAAAGTTTTCCGTGGGGCAGGGGCAGCCGATCCCTGGGAAGAGCCgggtggaaaaataaaagctgggaTTCCAGGGCCGTAAGGAAAACATCAAAGTGTGGATGGTGACAATAAAGCCGCACCAGCTTTGCAGGGCTGGACCTAATCTCTGCGCAGAGGGAGCTCTGCCTGGTCCTTCTCCCGCCCCAATACACATCCCTGCGGGACCCAGGGAGTCCCAGACACCCAGGATAATAAATCTGGGGGACAGGTAGAGCCTGTCATGGCCTCCTGCCATGACCCAGCTCCTGGTGCCCTGACAGGGACCCCTGGGCATCCCGGGGCCAgaggctgctgggcaggggtGCCGCGGGGGCACTGGGACGGCAGGAATGGAGCACAGAAATTTTccaatcgttaaggttggaaaagccctctaagctcatccgatcatcccagccccactgtgcctactaaaccaagtcctgaagtgccacatctaaaCGTTCTTtgcacccctccagggatggggactccaccactgccctgggcagcctggtccagtgcttcACTGCTCTCTCAGTAAGGAAATTTGCCCTCAtttccaatctaaccctccccaggcgcaactcgaggccatttcctacAGTCCTATCACACCGCCCAGCTGGGATGAGGAGCTGCCACCCTGccttcctcccagctcccctcACCGTGCGCAGGGCAGAACCTGCAGCCCAGTCGCTCTCTCCCCACCTGAGCCAGAGCAGCACCCGCTGCACACGCAGGGGCTGCCAGCACCAGCCACGAGTCGCAGCCACCACCTGCCTGGGTGCCAGGAGGGACAACAGACACCGTTTACTTTGGACATGTGAGGAAAGAGAGAGTGAGAGCAAAGAGACCGCAGGATTTATCGAGGCCCAAGGTGATATTTGTACAAGTGGTGGATTGAGATACACGCTGGGTCAGGCGAGCGCTGTGCGTCCCGTGACCAGGACACGGACCAGGATGCAGGCACGCTGCTCTGCCCTGCTTGAGATGAAAAGGGGCAGGGACAGAAAATGCAAGACAAGGCTAACACTTGTCCCTCAGACCTCCCTGGAGCATCCCAGCTGTGCGAGGCAGCCACCCACGGCTGCTCCCCTCCCGCACCAAAAGTGGCTCCCAGCCTGTTGGTGTGAGTGCCAGATGAGGAACAAACCCTGTGGAGTAGGATCTGCCCTGGAAATGCTGAGCTGCTCCTTGCATGGATTAAGCAAGCTTGGAGCATGAACGCGTGCAGGAGACAAATCCAAAAGCATCCGTGAAGGATGCAGCATTGTCTGGGGGTGTAAGTGGTGGAGGTGAACGGCAAAGCAAAGGAGCAGGGGATGCTGGGCGTGTGGTCCCACGCCAGGGATGGAGGTGGTCAAAGCATAGGCCAAATTGCACCATGTCACTGCATCTTCTCGCTCTGCCGCAGCCACCGCGCTGACGTGCCCATGGCCCCAGGGCCCCGCACCGGGAAGCCAGCAGGAGCTCTGACCCTGACAGAGCCCTCTCGCACCTGGCCAGGTGCTTGGCAGGGTGCTCGCCCTTGCTCGGGATTATCGGCTATGAATCGCTGGCAGAGGCACCTGGCGCTTTGATGCTCGCCCCAGATCTGCATAAGCACGCAGATACAGATGCAAAGCTGTCACGGGCACGGACAAAATACTTAACACTTAAACACTTGTTACCCTCTAGCAGGGTGTGGGAGGGAATGGGATTTGAAAGCCTTGTTTGCGATAGCTGACACCCGCTCCAAAAATACCACACAGCCACTTTCGTAACGCCATAAAAACCCAACAGGATGAGGCTCCCATTCACACCCGGGCAAAAACTCAGAGCAAAACCAGCAGCCAGGCTGAAATGTTCTTGTTTCTCCCCAGGTTGCTGCCTGGGTGTGCAGCCCCACGGTGGGGACCCCTCCGAGAAGGGCTCAGGGCAGCTCTGCCAGTCAGGTCACCCAGGGCCACTGGCACCATGTCCCCTGGCAAAAGTGGCAGAGCAAGGGCTGGATCTCACGGCTGCTTGCAAACAGACCCTGGGATTCAGCCTGTGGTCCTGGGCTGGGCATGCAGCACAATCAGCAGTTCTGTTTGTACCTGGAAATATTAATTCAGCAGAAGAGAGAAGCCAGTGGCCATTGCAGGTCACAGCACAACAGCTTCTCTCCAAACACAGCTCAGAACCAACCCAGCAGCTGCAACGCCGATAAAGCGACACTCGAGGGCAATAAATTGGGATCTGCTCCCATTAAGGATTCAGAGAAACACTTCATCttatcttaaaaaaatgcaggttTATCTGCAGCAATTGCTTTGTCTCCCTTTCTTCTGTTACTCATTAGTAAAGGCTTGCCTATCATAATGTCACAATCCCCCTTTAATTAGCAGATATTTAAATACTATCTCCCACAGCTGATTTGAAGAGGCACACATTGTCTTTGAGGAAGTCTGAGGTCCAGGTCATGTCCTAATACGCGTCCTCCTCCTTTGAGATGCCTCAATACCTTGTGATACCACTACCAGCAGCATCTCTAGAGTGGTAAGAGATACGCAGTAGCAGAGGGCACAGTTATTTGTTAGGCTATCTGtccttcaatattttttaaacagaatcatagaatcactgagctctgagttcatccagtccaaccccaccatgactgctaaaccacatcccaaagtgccacCTCTACACGTATTTGAATCCCCcgagatggagactcccccattGCCctgctgggcagcctggtccagtgcttcaccactccatcagtaaaacaatttttcccaatatccaatctaaacccccCCCGGTGCAACTTGAGGGTGTTTCCTCTCATCACATCACTCGTTACTTGGGAGCAGAGACCACCACCCACTTCACTGTTTTGACAAGAGGGCTCAAGGCCCCTCAGCCCCTGTCTTTAAGGAAGACTCAAAGCACAGTTTATCTCCAGCCAATGGGTTTGCTACAAGTCAGTAATTCCCTGCCAGAACTAATACAAGACAGACACTGTGTTTATTGCATTCATCTCCGTATCAGGAGACtcaaaatcatttttatttctcccttaTATTGCATTTCCTGTAACTTTTTCAGTATTAAAATGATTAACAAAAGCAtaaaactggaaacaaaaccaatcaGTGAGAGTGTCTGCTCCGGCACTCCAAGGCCCATCATCATCAGGGGCTGCGCTTGGCACTGGCACCCACAGAGAGGCTGAGGCTCAGCCCGCGTAACAGGACGCGCTCTGTTCtcagaagggaagagaccacCTTTCCCAGGAAGCAGGAAGGCACTCAAGGCATGGGCTACTTTTAAGCCTGGCTGGTCGGAATCCTCATGACAAGGTCCTGGTTCTTGGATGGATAAGCACTCTCGGGGCAGATGCTTTAGATGTCCATATCAAACTGCTCCTCCTCACctgctggggggaaaaaacacccACAATGAGCCCCCAGAGCATCACATCAAACACCAAATACCCCATCTGAGAAACAACTATCAATCTTGCACAAGTGGAATGTAAGCTCCATCCACAGAGAGGATCCTATACACAGATGGAcaagagcaggagcagagatgtcctttaaattataaattattaatCAACCCCTTATTTCCTTGTAAAAAGTAATGTAAAGAGTAGCATTGCTAACAATGACTGGTATAAACTTCTGCCACCAGAGACCCATATGCACATTTCACGACTCCTGATCTGCACGGCTATCACCACAGCTCCCACAGCCTGACAGGATGAGCCGCTCCTGAGGACAGAGCTCCCTTGGAAAAGTCACAACCAAGCTGGCACTCAGCCTGCAGCTGCATTGCATTCTGCTGGAGAATCCAACGAGCCACTAAAGGTCACAAGAGTGCAGAATAAAATGCATTCAGAAATGTTGCCTCTGGAAAGGTTTTGCTCAGAGTGAGCACAGAGCCAGCTGATGAGTATCTGGGCCTTTATTTTTAGAGAGAAGGTACATAATCGTACTTGGCAGTTTCAGGTTGCTTCAAGAAGTGATTTTGGCCAACTAAAACACTGCTCAGGGGCAGAACTTGCAGGTTTTGCTGCCACTGTGCCTTTAGCAAAGCGCTCACGTGCAGTGTGGCCCCCGATCCACTGTAGATAAACTCCACCCTGCACACCCACACCCATCTAAGAGACCCACAGGCACTGATAACTGACACACACCAACGTGGTATCGTAtccaagctgcagaaacagagcTCGCTTCTACCTCGGTGTCAGAAAAAGCCAGAGGTCATTTACAACTTAGGCCAATATTAAACCCCCAAACTAATTCTGCTCTGAATTCCCATCGGATCTTGTTCACaaatgcagagcagctgcagagccGCCTGGGATGGAGCGGCAGCCACAGTTGCACCCATGCTCTCACCACAGGACTGTTAGCCCAACAGCAGTCCCCAGACACTCAGTTAGTGAGACCACAGCAATTATGACAAATTACATTAAGCTAATTGAAAGAGAACATTCCTGGGGACCAGCAGAACCTAATGACCATGAGAACCTCATTACCCCATAACATCAACTTCTTGCTAATCAAAACGTGCTTATCAGGGTATCGACCACGGTGCACAGGGATCTCCTGGCTCCAGTCCCCGTGGAAGCTTCACTGTTTCTAGGAACCAGCACTGCCCTTGTTTTCACGTGCACTCACCTGGGCTCACTTTCTCATCACAGTTTTGAACATGGTTGTTCTCAATCTTCAGTTCCTCCAAATTGGGGCTCGTAACCCCTGGAATGTCCGGAAGGTCAGAAGGTGGTGTTTTGGCAACCGGAGAATTGCGGCACTCCATCAAAAACTTACGATCATAAATAATCCTGGTACCTAGAGACAGAGAACAGCGTTGTCAGCCTACAGCATTTTAACACAGGGAATACAGCTGGGTGTGGACCAGGAATCATTGCACAAGCCTGGAGCACCAGTTAAACAAGCCACTCCGATGCTGCACGGGacagggagaaggagctggatcCAACCTAAGGTCACAGCAAACCCGAAGGAAACATTAAACTGAATTTTGTTTCAGCTTACAACTGTAACTGGCTTTCCCGAGGTGTCCAGGGCTGGGAACTGCAGGCAGGCGCACGTGCACAGACCAGGTAAGAGGACACAGCACTGCCTTCGAACACCACCCAGCAGCAACTCCTCCACAGGCATCTGCTCTCACATAGCAGGCGCTGGCTCTCCAGCACAGCTATATCCAGCTTCCAAAAGGCTGGGACACAGGCAGTGTCCATGCCGCTGTTTTAATGGTTAACCAGTccccagccagctctgcctgcgtTGCACGGAACAAACTGGCTCCAGCAAAGCACAAGCCTCCACAGGAGCAGCAGGGCTCGGCTCC harbors:
- the NODAL gene encoding nodal homolog translates to MRVPLPPSPSLALCVLALLCPGCAPIPASPPAPPRCPALMLQLLRSPPAPLRAAAAAALSLSPHGSVQNGSRWALSFDMSSLSSSQEVSLAELRVPGLPASHDVSLDIYHSRRRRCWGGGTCAHQLLLGTIAGSPASTQASWNVFEVTNLLRSWLHQDVVPEHRGPAGREQREASVAAPPATPSAHSPTASAAGRGDPAPTQDTSDGVLLLVFSRDKSPGEHSLIRTAETSKHVMRDSGSQGLGTRRHRRNKKEKQRIKASDVAAAVPGDEGRSLCRRVDMMVDFEQTGWGSWIVYPKKYNAYRCEGLCPSPVDETFKPTNHAYIQSLLQLYKPNQVPCPACSPVRMSPLSMLYYEKGEIVVRHHEDMIIEECGCN
- the EIF4EBP1 gene encoding eukaryotic translation initiation factor 4E-binding protein 1 isoform X2, translated to MSGRCCQEQTPSRDIPGPGKRLTLPDGAPLPPGDYSTTPGGTVFGTTPGGTRIIYDRKFLMECRNSPVAKTPPSDLPDIPGVTSPNLEELKIENNHVQNCDEKVSPGEEEQFDMDI
- the EIF4EBP1 gene encoding eukaryotic translation initiation factor 4E-binding protein 1 isoform X1 — translated: MSGRCCQEQTPSRDIPGPGKRLTLPDGAPLPPGDYSTTPGGTVFGTTPGGTRIIYDRKFLMECRNSPVAKTPPSDLPDIPGVTSPNLEELKIENNHVQNCDEKVSPAGEEEQFDMDI